A genomic window from Lycium barbarum isolate Lr01 chromosome 4, ASM1917538v2, whole genome shotgun sequence includes:
- the LOC132636839 gene encoding probable glutamate carboxypeptidase LAMP1 isoform X2, protein MFKLSIYSFIALATLTFIFLTTPPKSYYHSLFISDTFSDNSSIANHLYTLTKRPHVAGSQANAEAATYVLSIFTSCNIPSHVTSYDVALTYPVSRSLILTPSTSEKPIKFGLSQEIYDDDPYADVANEVLPTFHAYARSGTATGPVVYANYGRVEDYATLREMGVNVSNTVVLARYGEIFRGDIVHNAYAAGAIGVLTFTDKKDYGGGKWFPDDKWMPPSGVQVGLVYDGTGDPTTPGWPSTGECERLSNEEVDNEGNVPLIPSLPISWADGDAIIRTIGGKIANVDWQGGKDSHIYRVGPGPAIANLSYEGQQVISTIQNVIGVIEGKEEPDRFVILGNHRDAWTFGAVDPNSGTAALLEIAQRLEKLQKIGWRPRRTIVLCNWDAEEYGLIGSTEWVEENREMLAARAVAYLNVDCAVQGGPFRASATPQLDEIIMQAAQQVQDPDNSSQTIYQSWLASGNNTTIKLGRLGGAGSDYAAFVQHIGTPALDLSFGQGFPVYHSMYDDFFWMKKFGDPMFHRHVAVASIWGLVALRLADDEVLPFNYQSYASELQKSAEYLEAEISEKGISLVPLYASIEKLKKAATSIKDDIKTLKAKRSRASLRELNDRLIMTERAFTERDGLSSRTWYKHLIYAPARHNDYGSNSFPGVSDAIERAQSLNSADSWRSVQHEVWRVARAITQASLVLTGRLT, encoded by the exons ATGTTCAAGTTATCAATTTACAGCTTCATAGCACTAGCCACTTTAACCTTTATTTTCTTGACAACCCCACCAAAATCTTACTATCACTCTTTGTTCATATCTGATACTTTTTCTGATAATTCATCTATAGCAAATCATCTTTACACCTTAACTAAGAGACCCCATGTTGCTGGTTCTCAAGCTAATGCTGAAGCAGCTACTTATGTTTTATCAATTTTCACTTCTTGTAACATACCATCACATGTAACATCTTATGATGTTGCCTTAACTTATCCTGTCTCAAGGTCTTTAATTCTAACACCTTCAACTTCAGAAAAACCAATTAAGTTTGGTCTTTCTCAAGAAATTTATGATGATGATCCATATGCAGATGTGGCAAATGAAGTATTACCTACCTTCCATGCTTATGCAAGATCAG GTACTGCGACTGGTCCAGTGGTATATGCAAATTATGGGCGCGTAGAGGACTATGCAACATTGAGAGAAATGGGAGTTAATGTATCTAATACTGTTGTATTGGCTAGATATGGGGAGATATTCAGGGGAGACATTGTACATAATGCTTATGCTGCTGGTGCAATAGGTGTTTTAACTTTTACAGATAAAAAGGACTATGGCGGCGGAAAATGGTTTCCGGACGATAAGTGGATGCCACCAAGTGGAGTTCAAGTTGGATTAGTGTATGATGGAACTGGTGATCCTACAACACCAGGGTGGCCTAGTACTGGAGAATGTGAAAGATTGTCAAATGAGGAAGTAGATAATGAAGGGAATGTACCATTGATACCTTCATTGCCAATTTCTTGGGCTGATGGAGATGCAATTATAAGGACTATAGGTGGAAAAATAGCCAATGTGGATTGGCAAGGAGGAAAAGATAGCCACATTTATAGAGTTGGGCCAGGACCTGCAATAGCAAATCTCAGTTATGAA GGACAACAAGTCATAAGCACAATCCAAAATGTTATTGGAGTTATAGAAGGGAAAGAAGAACCTGATCG GTTTGTTATACTAGGTAATCATCGCGATGCATGGACATTTGGAGCTGTTGATCCGAATAGTGGCACAGCGGCCCTACTTGAG ATTGCTCAAAGGCTCGAAAAGTTGCAAAAAATAGGGTGGAGACCGCGAAGAACAATTGTCTTATGCAACTGGGACGCTGAGGAGTATGGCTTG ATAGGTTCAACTGAGTGGGTTGAAGAAAATAGGGAAATGCTAGCTGCAAGGGCCGTCGCCTACTTGAACGTTGATTGTGCAGTTCAAGGGGGGCCTTTTCGAGCCTCTGCAACTCCTCAACTTGATGAAATAATCATGCAAGCTGCGCAGCAG GTCCAAGATCCTGATAACTCCTCACAAACTATCTACCAATCCTGGCTCGCCTCTGGAAACAATACAACAATAAAG CTCGGGAGATTAGGAGGAGCTGGATCAGATTACGCGGCATTTGTTCAACACATTGGCACTCCAGCGCTAGACCTGTCTTTTGGGCAAG GTTTCCCAGTCTACCACTCGATGTATGATGATTTTTTCTGGATGAAGAAATTTGGAGACCCAATGTTTCATAGGCATGTAGCAG TGGCAAGCATTTGGGGTTTAGTAGCTCTTCGGCTTGCAGATGACGAAGTTTTACCTTTTAATTACCAATCCTACGCGTCTGAGCTCCAG AAAAGTGCAGAATACTTGGAAGCCGAAATTTCGGAGAAGGGAATTTCACTTGTTCCCTTGTATGCTTCTATTGAAAAACTGAAAAAAGCAGCCACAAGTATTAAGGATGACATAAAG ACACTCAAAGCAAAAAGAAGTCGGGCATCGTTAAGAGAGTTGAACGACAGACTAATAATGACAGAACGAGCTTTCACAGAAAGAGACGGGCTTTCCTCAAGGACATGGTACAAACATTTG ATTTACGCACCAGCAAGGCACAATGATTATGGATCTAACTCGTTCCCTGGTGTATCTGATGCTATCGAGAGAGCCCAGAGCCTGAATTCTGCTGACTCGTGGCGTTCTGTGCAACATGAAGTTTGGCGGGTTGCTCGAGCCATCACACAAGCATCACTAGTCCTCACTGGTCGACTAACATGA
- the LOC132636839 gene encoding probable glutamate carboxypeptidase LAMP1 isoform X1: MFKLSIYSFIALATLTFIFLTTPPKSYYHSLFISDTFSDNSSIANHLYTLTKRPHVAGSQANAEAATYVLSIFTSCNIPSHVTSYDVALTYPVSRSLILTPSTSEKPIKFGLSQEIYDDDPYADVANEVLPTFHAYARSGTATGPVVYANYGRVEDYATLREMGVNVSNTVVLARYGEIFRGDIVHNAYAAGAIGVLTFTDKKDYGGGKWFPDDKWMPPSGVQVGLVYDGTGDPTTPGWPSTGECERLSNEEVDNEGNVPLIPSLPISWADGDAIIRTIGGKIANVDWQGGKDSHIYRVGPGPAIANLSYEGQQVISTIQNVIGVIEGKEEPDRFVILGNHRDAWTFGAVDPNSGTAALLEIAQRLEKLQKIGWRPRRTIVLCNWDAEEYGLIGSTEWVEENREMLAARAVAYLNVDCAVQGGPFRASATPQLDEIIMQAAQQVQDPDNSSQTIYQSWLASGNNTTIKLGRLGGAGSDYAAFVQHIGTPALDLSFGQGFPVYHSMYDDFFWMKKFGDPMFHRHVAVASIWGLVALRLADDEVLPFNYQSYASELQKSAEYLEAEISEKGISLVPLYASIEKLKKAATSIKDDIKTLKAKRSRASLRELNDRLIMTERAFTERDGLSSRTWYKHLPGVFRKQPTYLGRSQIYAPARHNDYGSNSFPGVSDAIERAQSLNSADSWRSVQHEVWRVARAITQASLVLTGRLT, translated from the exons ATGTTCAAGTTATCAATTTACAGCTTCATAGCACTAGCCACTTTAACCTTTATTTTCTTGACAACCCCACCAAAATCTTACTATCACTCTTTGTTCATATCTGATACTTTTTCTGATAATTCATCTATAGCAAATCATCTTTACACCTTAACTAAGAGACCCCATGTTGCTGGTTCTCAAGCTAATGCTGAAGCAGCTACTTATGTTTTATCAATTTTCACTTCTTGTAACATACCATCACATGTAACATCTTATGATGTTGCCTTAACTTATCCTGTCTCAAGGTCTTTAATTCTAACACCTTCAACTTCAGAAAAACCAATTAAGTTTGGTCTTTCTCAAGAAATTTATGATGATGATCCATATGCAGATGTGGCAAATGAAGTATTACCTACCTTCCATGCTTATGCAAGATCAG GTACTGCGACTGGTCCAGTGGTATATGCAAATTATGGGCGCGTAGAGGACTATGCAACATTGAGAGAAATGGGAGTTAATGTATCTAATACTGTTGTATTGGCTAGATATGGGGAGATATTCAGGGGAGACATTGTACATAATGCTTATGCTGCTGGTGCAATAGGTGTTTTAACTTTTACAGATAAAAAGGACTATGGCGGCGGAAAATGGTTTCCGGACGATAAGTGGATGCCACCAAGTGGAGTTCAAGTTGGATTAGTGTATGATGGAACTGGTGATCCTACAACACCAGGGTGGCCTAGTACTGGAGAATGTGAAAGATTGTCAAATGAGGAAGTAGATAATGAAGGGAATGTACCATTGATACCTTCATTGCCAATTTCTTGGGCTGATGGAGATGCAATTATAAGGACTATAGGTGGAAAAATAGCCAATGTGGATTGGCAAGGAGGAAAAGATAGCCACATTTATAGAGTTGGGCCAGGACCTGCAATAGCAAATCTCAGTTATGAA GGACAACAAGTCATAAGCACAATCCAAAATGTTATTGGAGTTATAGAAGGGAAAGAAGAACCTGATCG GTTTGTTATACTAGGTAATCATCGCGATGCATGGACATTTGGAGCTGTTGATCCGAATAGTGGCACAGCGGCCCTACTTGAG ATTGCTCAAAGGCTCGAAAAGTTGCAAAAAATAGGGTGGAGACCGCGAAGAACAATTGTCTTATGCAACTGGGACGCTGAGGAGTATGGCTTG ATAGGTTCAACTGAGTGGGTTGAAGAAAATAGGGAAATGCTAGCTGCAAGGGCCGTCGCCTACTTGAACGTTGATTGTGCAGTTCAAGGGGGGCCTTTTCGAGCCTCTGCAACTCCTCAACTTGATGAAATAATCATGCAAGCTGCGCAGCAG GTCCAAGATCCTGATAACTCCTCACAAACTATCTACCAATCCTGGCTCGCCTCTGGAAACAATACAACAATAAAG CTCGGGAGATTAGGAGGAGCTGGATCAGATTACGCGGCATTTGTTCAACACATTGGCACTCCAGCGCTAGACCTGTCTTTTGGGCAAG GTTTCCCAGTCTACCACTCGATGTATGATGATTTTTTCTGGATGAAGAAATTTGGAGACCCAATGTTTCATAGGCATGTAGCAG TGGCAAGCATTTGGGGTTTAGTAGCTCTTCGGCTTGCAGATGACGAAGTTTTACCTTTTAATTACCAATCCTACGCGTCTGAGCTCCAG AAAAGTGCAGAATACTTGGAAGCCGAAATTTCGGAGAAGGGAATTTCACTTGTTCCCTTGTATGCTTCTATTGAAAAACTGAAAAAAGCAGCCACAAGTATTAAGGATGACATAAAG ACACTCAAAGCAAAAAGAAGTCGGGCATCGTTAAGAGAGTTGAACGACAGACTAATAATGACAGAACGAGCTTTCACAGAAAGAGACGGGCTTTCCTCAAGGACATGGTACAAACATTTG ccgggggtctttcggaaacagccgacctaccttggtaggagtcag ATTTACGCACCAGCAAGGCACAATGATTATGGATCTAACTCGTTCCCTGGTGTATCTGATGCTATCGAGAGAGCCCAGAGCCTGAATTCTGCTGACTCGTGGCGTTCTGTGCAACATGAAGTTTGGCGGGTTGCTCGAGCCATCACACAAGCATCACTAGTCCTCACTGGTCGACTAACATGA